The Myroides phaeus DNA segment CGGAATTAAGAAAGAAAAATAGGATTAAAACGATTCAGTCTTCTTTGGAAATTGAAGGGAATACATTGAGTGAAGAACAGATTACTGCCTTGTTAGATAACAAGCGAATCATTGCTCCTGAGAAAGATATTACAGAGGTTAAAAATGCTATTGAAGTTTATAACCAACTCAATACGTTTAAAGTTAATAAGCTTAGTGAGTTAGAACGAGCTCATTTGATTTTAATGCAAGGATTAGTTGATAAACCGGGTAAATTGCGTTCTACGAATGTGGGGATTGTGAAAGGTTCAAAAGTAGAACACGTTGCTCCAAGTGGCAGTATGGTGAGGGGATTGATGAACGATTTGTTTGCTTACTTGAAAGAGGATAGTGATTTACTTTTAATTAAAAGTTGTGTATTTCACTACGAGTTTGAATTTATTCATCCGTTTGTAGATGGGAATGGAAGAATGGGGCGTTTATGGCAAACATTAATTTTACTACAGAAATATCCCGTGTTTGAATATTTGCCAATTGAGAGTTTAATCAAGGACAACCAAGAAGCGTATTATAAATCATTGTCTATCTCTGATAAAACGGGACACTCAACGCCCTTTATTGAGTTTATGCTGGGTATAATTTTAAAAGCGCTTCAAGATGTTTTGCTAACACAAACGCAAGTGCTAACAACAGATGATAGAATAGCGTATTTTAAAGATAAGATTGGTAAACACTTTTTCAGCAGAAAAGATTATTTACAAAATTATAAGAATATCTCAAGTTCTACCGCAAGCCGTGATTTGAAATGGGCTGTAGAAAAAGGATTATTGGAAAAGGAAGGGGAACATCGTTTTGTAAAGTATCAATACATAGATTAACCTAAAAATGAAATAAACTACGTAAAGTAAGCTTTGCGTTATGCTATAGAAAAGCACCTCAATTGAGGTGCTTTTTTTGTATATGATAGTTAGTTTGATAGTGTCATATGATACTATCAAACGATGTGTTTTTGTGTAATGAATTGGTTTTTAGTTGTTTCTAAAAAAACTGTTTTAGTTTATTTTTTCTTTCGGAAGATTAAATAATGCCGCGATAATTATAAAGCCAATTCCCGTGATTGAAGGAGGGAGCATATTCGCTTTTGTGCCTAAGTAAATCATATAAATTCCTAAAATGATTAGGAGAATAGATAGTGCTTTTTTTAACATAGTAGTTGGTTTTTATAAGGTTAAGGTATTTTCAAATATAGTTAATTATTTTAATGCGATTCTTTATATAACAGCGCTTGTGTTTGAAGAGAAGCCATAGACACTATAAAATCAAATAGTCAATAGCATCAAAGTTTTTTGAAAAAAAGATGTAACAATCAGAGTCTTTTACTCACTAATAGGGTAAACCAAAAGTAGAATTATGAAATTAGTTATAGAAAATTTAAGTAAGACTTATAAAAATGGGGTTAAAGCATTAGATGGTTTAAATTTAGAGATAGGTGCAGGAATGTTTGGGTTATTAGGACCTAATGGTGCTGGTAAATCTTCTTTGATGCGTACGATTGCTACGTTGCAAAAACCAGATAGTGGTTCTATTCATTTTGGTGATATCAATGTGTTAGAACAACAAAATGAGTTTAGAAAAATACTGGGGTATCTACCTCAAGATTTTGGTGTTTATCCAAATATGTCTGCTCTTGATTTGTTAGAGTACTTCGCGCGTTTGAAAGGGATTTCAAATGCTAAACAACGCAGTGAAATTGTAAAAAGCGTATTAGATGTTACAAATTTATACGAGGTAAGACGCAAAAGTGTTAGTGGCTATTCAGGTGGAATGAAACAGCGCTTTGGAATTGCTCAGTTGTTGTTAAACGATCCTAAATTGATTATTGTAGATGAACCTACTGCGGGATTAGACCCTGCAGAAAGACACCGCTTTCTAAATGTACTTCGCGAGATTGGTAATAATAATACGGTTATCTTTTCGACGCATATCGTAGATGATGTAAACGAATTATGTCACGAGATGGCTATTTTGAACGGAGGGAAACTATTGGAAAGAAGTACGCCTAAGCAAGCAGAACAAAAGTTAGAGGGAATGATTTGGACGAAGGAGGTTGTTCGTGAAGAGGCTGAGGTGCTAAACAAA contains these protein-coding regions:
- a CDS encoding ABC transporter ATP-binding protein, whose translation is MKLVIENLSKTYKNGVKALDGLNLEIGAGMFGLLGPNGAGKSSLMRTIATLQKPDSGSIHFGDINVLEQQNEFRKILGYLPQDFGVYPNMSALDLLEYFARLKGISNAKQRSEIVKSVLDVTNLYEVRRKSVSGYSGGMKQRFGIAQLLLNDPKLIIVDEPTAGLDPAERHRFLNVLREIGNNNTVIFSTHIVDDVNELCHEMAILNGGKLLERSTPKQAEQKLEGMIWTKEVVREEAEVLNKELTILSGKYNQDNKLNVRAYSQDSLADAGFTQVKPNLEDVYFVALKND
- a CDS encoding Fic family protein, producing MKPPYIITSKILELVHLISECLGEINASHLYKPTTELRKKNRIKTIQSSLEIEGNTLSEEQITALLDNKRIIAPEKDITEVKNAIEVYNQLNTFKVNKLSELERAHLILMQGLVDKPGKLRSTNVGIVKGSKVEHVAPSGSMVRGLMNDLFAYLKEDSDLLLIKSCVFHYEFEFIHPFVDGNGRMGRLWQTLILLQKYPVFEYLPIESLIKDNQEAYYKSLSISDKTGHSTPFIEFMLGIILKALQDVLLTQTQVLTTDDRIAYFKDKIGKHFFSRKDYLQNYKNISSSTASRDLKWAVEKGLLEKEGEHRFVKYQYID